A window of Corallococcus macrosporus DSM 14697 contains these coding sequences:
- a CDS encoding peroxiredoxin family protein, whose translation MPTLDIPITLLDPDGGWINTPVHVSELDELPVLLHFFSVKQRGGDEDIDAVKRLIAEFAPRGLKVISVDVTHSAKELRDTNAVEAFARRHGLYHPIAVDDGSMARAYDVADTPAWLVFDADAGRLRHHFSGRNASRHVRQVLERFVQAGAAAPSPAL comes from the coding sequence ATGCCCACGCTCGACATTCCCATCACCCTGTTGGACCCGGACGGCGGGTGGATCAACACGCCCGTCCATGTCTCGGAGCTGGATGAGCTCCCCGTCCTCCTCCACTTCTTCTCCGTCAAGCAGCGCGGCGGTGACGAGGACATCGACGCGGTGAAGCGCCTCATCGCGGAGTTCGCGCCGCGCGGGCTGAAGGTCATCAGCGTGGACGTCACCCACTCCGCCAAGGAGCTGCGGGACACCAACGCGGTGGAGGCCTTCGCGCGCAGGCACGGGCTCTACCACCCCATCGCCGTGGATGACGGCTCCATGGCGCGGGCCTACGACGTGGCGGACACGCCCGCGTGGCTGGTGTTCGACGCGGACGCTGGCCGCCTGCGCCACCACTTCTCCGGGCGGAACGCGTCCCGCCACGTCCGGCAGGTGCTGGAGCGCTTCGTCCAGGCCGGCGCCGCGGCCCCCTCCCCCGCCCTCTGA
- the rsmB gene encoding 16S rRNA (cytosine(967)-C(5))-methyltransferase RsmB: MNARALAITVLARVRATDAYLNVVLDTQLSESPPKDPRDAALVTELAYGATRRQLALDYAIARFADRKLDALEDKVLAALRIGAYQIFHTRVPARAAVAETVQALKEVGLTRAAGFTNAILRKLADLPAPPLPPASDVALHLSVRESHPQWLVERWLRQFGRERAEAMLVADNQAPAVVVRANTAKVTRDALLTQLQEMGVDAKATTVSPVGITLPPVGRVEDVYGYAEGLWQVQDEAAQLVGVYGAIPETARVLDACAAPGGKSCHQAQSHDVVAVDLHAHKLRKIEAEAKRLGLQPRLKAYAHDAAEPFPEAWGEFHAFLVDAPCSGLGTLRRHPELRYRRKEEDISRLATLQRRILENCQEAVPAGGLLVYAVCTMEPQEGQDQVEMFLRSHPEWTAEPPVLPGLKLPLSQAYLRTLPGPEGFDGFFAARLRKLY, translated from the coding sequence ATGAACGCCCGCGCCCTCGCCATCACCGTCCTCGCGCGCGTCCGCGCGACGGACGCCTACCTCAACGTCGTGCTGGACACGCAGTTGTCCGAATCGCCGCCGAAGGACCCGCGCGACGCGGCGCTCGTCACCGAGCTGGCCTACGGCGCCACCCGGCGGCAGCTCGCGCTGGACTACGCCATTGCCCGCTTCGCGGACCGCAAGCTGGACGCGCTGGAGGACAAGGTGCTGGCGGCGCTCCGCATTGGCGCCTATCAAATCTTCCACACCCGCGTGCCCGCGCGCGCCGCGGTGGCGGAGACGGTGCAGGCCCTGAAGGAAGTGGGGCTGACGCGCGCGGCGGGCTTCACCAACGCCATCCTCCGCAAGCTGGCGGACCTGCCCGCGCCGCCGCTGCCCCCGGCGTCCGACGTGGCGCTCCACCTGTCCGTGCGGGAGAGCCACCCCCAGTGGCTGGTGGAGCGCTGGCTGCGCCAGTTCGGCCGCGAGCGCGCCGAGGCCATGCTGGTGGCCGACAATCAGGCCCCGGCGGTGGTGGTGCGCGCCAACACCGCGAAGGTGACGCGCGACGCGCTGCTCACCCAGCTCCAGGAGATGGGCGTGGACGCCAAGGCGACCACCGTGTCGCCGGTGGGCATCACCCTGCCGCCGGTGGGCCGGGTGGAGGACGTGTACGGCTACGCGGAGGGGCTGTGGCAGGTGCAGGACGAGGCCGCGCAGCTCGTGGGCGTCTACGGGGCGATTCCGGAGACGGCGCGCGTGCTGGACGCGTGCGCCGCGCCGGGCGGCAAGTCCTGTCACCAGGCGCAGTCCCATGACGTCGTCGCGGTGGACCTGCACGCGCACAAGCTGCGGAAGATCGAGGCGGAGGCGAAGCGCCTGGGCCTGCAGCCGCGCCTGAAGGCCTACGCGCACGACGCCGCGGAGCCCTTCCCTGAAGCGTGGGGCGAGTTCCACGCGTTCCTGGTGGACGCGCCGTGCTCGGGGCTGGGCACGCTGCGCCGCCACCCGGAGCTGCGCTACCGCCGCAAGGAGGAGGACATCTCCCGGCTGGCCACGCTCCAGCGGCGCATCCTGGAGAACTGCCAGGAGGCGGTGCCGGCCGGCGGGCTGCTCGTCTACGCGGTGTGCACCATGGAGCCGCAGGAGGGGCAGGACCAGGTGGAGATGTTCCTGCGCAGCCACCCGGAGTGGACGGCCGAGCCGCCCGTGCTGCCCGGCCTCAAGCTGCCGCTGTCCCAGGCGTACCTGCGCACGCTGCCGGGGCCGGAGGGCTTCGACGGGTTCTTCGCCGCGCGCCTCCGGAAGCTCTACTGA
- a CDS encoding MJ1255/VC2487 family glycosyltransferase → MRILYGVVGEGMGHATRSRVLLEELTKEHEVHIVVSGRAQDYLAKRFQNVHGIWGLTLAYEGNSVKKWQTVLQNLTGAVKGWPQNIRQYFELVDEFRPDVVVSDFESFSYMFARNHRLPVISVDNMQVINRCKHEPALLAGHEDGFETSRAIVKAKLPGAFHYLVTTFFYPELRKRRTTLAPSILRPEIIEAKSEPGEHLLVYQTATTNTALPDILKAAGIPCRVYGLRRDLTEDLVDGNLTYRPFSEQGFIDDLRTARGVVASGGYTLMSEAVYLRKPVLSVPLVGQFEQVINALYLEQLGYGMYVKALTVDALKEFLTRVPRCQQALQGYEQDGNTRMLAALREQLALAYEHRGHWAMEMARD, encoded by the coding sequence ATGCGAATCCTCTACGGTGTCGTCGGCGAAGGCATGGGCCATGCGACGCGCTCCCGCGTCCTCCTCGAGGAGCTCACGAAGGAGCACGAGGTCCACATCGTCGTCTCCGGCCGCGCCCAGGACTACCTGGCCAAACGCTTCCAGAACGTGCACGGCATCTGGGGGCTGACGCTCGCGTACGAGGGCAACTCGGTGAAGAAGTGGCAGACGGTGCTGCAGAACCTCACGGGCGCCGTGAAGGGCTGGCCGCAGAACATCCGCCAGTACTTCGAGCTGGTGGACGAATTCCGCCCGGACGTGGTGGTGAGCGACTTCGAGTCCTTCAGCTACATGTTCGCCCGCAACCACCGGCTGCCCGTCATCAGCGTGGACAACATGCAGGTCATCAACCGGTGCAAGCACGAGCCGGCGCTGCTGGCGGGCCACGAGGACGGCTTCGAGACGTCGCGCGCCATCGTGAAGGCGAAGCTGCCGGGGGCCTTCCACTACCTCGTCACCACGTTCTTCTACCCGGAGCTCCGCAAGCGGCGCACCACGCTGGCCCCGTCGATCCTGCGCCCCGAAATCATCGAAGCGAAGTCCGAGCCCGGCGAGCACCTGCTCGTGTACCAGACGGCGACGACGAACACGGCGCTGCCGGACATCCTCAAGGCCGCGGGCATCCCCTGCCGCGTGTACGGGCTGCGCCGGGACCTCACCGAGGACCTGGTGGACGGCAACCTCACGTACCGGCCCTTCAGCGAGCAGGGCTTCATCGATGACTTGCGCACCGCGCGCGGCGTGGTGGCCAGCGGCGGCTACACGCTGATGAGCGAGGCGGTGTACCTGCGCAAGCCGGTGCTCAGCGTGCCGCTGGTGGGCCAGTTCGAGCAGGTCATCAACGCGCTGTACCTGGAGCAGCTCGGCTACGGCATGTACGTGAAGGCGCTGACGGTGGACGCGCTGAAGGAGTTCCTCACGCGCGTGCCCCGCTGCCAGCAGGCGCTCCAGGGCTATGAGCAGGACGGCAACACGCGGATGCTGGCCGCCCTGCGCGAGCAGCTGGCCCTGGCCTACGAGCACCGGGGCCACTGGGCCATGGAGATGGCGCGGGACTGA
- a CDS encoding SDR family NAD(P)-dependent oxidoreductase, with amino-acid sequence MATRRKDSDSSRFSLGTVAAAGIGAALGLRRILRSRFQFKDRTVLITGGSRGLGLVLARQFVKEEARVAICGRDELTLERAREELERAGGEVFAIPCDVRDPVQVEAMVSAIHERWGAVDVLVNNAGVIQVGPLESMTLEDFQEAVDTHLWAPLYTTLAVLPEMKRRGQGRIVNIASVGGKVSIPHLLPYSASKFALVGLSDGLRAELRQDGILVTTVCPGLMRTGSPRNAYFKGNHEAEYAWFSTGDSLPVTSLSAEQSARKILAACRRGDAEALLGAPAKLAAVGRALAPGLTATLTAWVNHFMPQDSSQDRYTGSQSETPLTQSWLTELTRRAAERNNETEVPLH; translated from the coding sequence ATGGCGACTCGCCGCAAGGATTCTGACTCGTCCCGCTTCTCGCTCGGCACCGTGGCCGCGGCCGGCATCGGCGCGGCGCTGGGGCTGCGCCGCATCCTCCGCTCCCGCTTCCAGTTCAAGGACCGCACCGTCCTCATCACCGGCGGCTCCCGCGGCCTGGGCCTGGTGCTGGCGCGGCAGTTCGTCAAGGAGGAGGCCCGGGTGGCCATCTGTGGCCGCGACGAGCTGACGCTGGAGCGGGCCCGCGAGGAGCTGGAGCGCGCTGGCGGCGAGGTCTTCGCCATCCCCTGTGACGTGCGAGACCCGGTGCAGGTGGAGGCCATGGTCTCCGCCATCCACGAGCGCTGGGGCGCGGTGGACGTGCTCGTCAACAACGCCGGCGTCATCCAGGTGGGGCCGCTGGAGTCCATGACGCTGGAGGACTTCCAGGAGGCCGTGGACACGCACCTGTGGGCGCCGCTGTACACCACCCTGGCCGTGCTGCCGGAGATGAAGCGGCGCGGACAGGGGCGCATCGTCAACATCGCCTCCGTGGGCGGCAAGGTGAGCATCCCCCACCTCCTGCCGTACTCGGCCAGCAAGTTCGCGCTGGTGGGCCTGTCGGACGGCCTCCGCGCGGAGCTGCGCCAGGACGGCATCCTGGTCACCACGGTGTGTCCGGGGCTGATGCGCACCGGCAGCCCGCGCAACGCGTACTTCAAGGGCAACCACGAGGCGGAGTACGCGTGGTTCTCCACCGGAGACTCGCTGCCCGTCACCTCGCTGAGCGCCGAGCAGTCCGCGCGAAAAATCCTGGCCGCGTGCCGGCGGGGCGACGCCGAGGCGCTGCTGGGCGCGCCGGCGAAGCTGGCCGCCGTGGGCCGCGCGCTGGCGCCAGGCCTGACGGCCACCCTCACCGCCTGGGTCAACCACTTCATGCCCCAGGACAGCAGCCAGGACCGCTACACCGGCAGCCAGAGCGAGACGCCGCTGACGCAGTCCTGGCTCACGGAGCTGACGCGCCGCGCGGCCGAGCGCAACAACGAGACGGAGGTGCCGCTGCACTGA
- a CDS encoding LysR family transcriptional regulator, with amino-acid sequence MQLESLKMFCDVVETGSFSRAAQLNHVTQSAVSQQIRALENRYEQKLLSRSARQVTPTPAGERLFRGCKEILARFSEVEQEIREQATEVAGTTTVSTIYSVGLHELNAVQKQLLKSHPKVNMRLNYRRNDQVYDDVILGAAEIGIVAYPQPRAGVDILSFRDDKLAVVCAPGHSFATKQKVSLTALSGVPFIAFDREAPTRKALDRLFREKNIDINPVMEMDNVETIKRAVEMGLGVAILPMATAMGEVKGGSLVAKPFAEGPVSRPIGLLIRKGKYLDRASAAVLEAFKAAANLPTSDEA; translated from the coding sequence ATGCAGCTCGAATCCTTGAAGATGTTCTGCGACGTGGTCGAGACCGGTTCGTTCTCCCGCGCCGCGCAGCTCAACCACGTCACGCAATCGGCGGTGAGCCAGCAGATTCGCGCGCTGGAGAACCGGTATGAGCAGAAGCTCCTGTCGCGCAGCGCGCGTCAGGTGACGCCGACGCCGGCCGGGGAGCGGCTGTTCCGCGGGTGCAAGGAGATCCTCGCCCGCTTCTCCGAGGTGGAGCAGGAGATTCGCGAGCAGGCCACCGAGGTGGCGGGCACCACCACGGTCTCCACCATCTACTCGGTGGGGCTGCACGAGCTGAACGCGGTGCAGAAGCAGCTCCTCAAGTCGCACCCCAAGGTGAACATGCGCCTGAACTACCGGCGCAACGACCAGGTGTACGACGACGTCATCCTGGGCGCGGCGGAGATTGGCATCGTCGCCTACCCGCAGCCCCGCGCGGGCGTGGACATCCTGTCCTTCCGCGACGACAAGCTGGCCGTCGTCTGCGCGCCGGGCCACTCCTTCGCCACGAAGCAGAAGGTGAGCCTCACCGCGCTGTCGGGCGTGCCCTTCATCGCGTTCGACCGCGAGGCGCCCACGCGCAAGGCGCTGGACCGGCTCTTCCGCGAGAAGAACATCGACATCAACCCGGTGATGGAGATGGACAACGTGGAGACCATCAAGCGGGCGGTGGAGATGGGCCTGGGCGTGGCCATCCTCCCCATGGCCACGGCCATGGGCGAGGTGAAGGGCGGCTCGCTGGTGGCCAAGCCCTTCGCGGAGGGGCCCGTGTCGCGCCCCATTGGCCTGCTCATCCGCAAGGGCAAGTACCTGGACCGCGCGTCCGCCGCGGTGCTGGAGGCGTTCAAGGCCGCCGCCAACCTGCCGACCTCCGACGAGGCCTGA